The following nucleotide sequence is from Sphingomonas telluris.
CGGAACGCGGCATGCCCAGAATGAATATGGGGTCGGGGCTGGGATCGCCCCACCCTTCCCGCTTAGCGAAGTACTCCCTCGTGAACACGCTGGTCACGAAATTGACGTCGCCCGTGACCATCTCCGCATCCGGGGGATGAGTTCGCGCCCGGAGGTCGTTGCCGTCCTTTAGGCGTCGGGCGGCTTCGTCGAACCGTTTCGCCTGATCGAGCGCCTTCGCCAGCGCGAAGTTGATTTCGACACGGCTCGCATCAGTGAGCTGATCGCCGTCGAGAACCTCTGCCATCAGGCGCAGATCCTCATCGAAGAAGGCCGCCAGCTTGAGGTTGGCCATGCCCCACCACGCCGCGCCGTTGGTAGGCTCGAGGGCGATGGCGGTTCGGTAAGCCGCCACGGCCGGCCCGAACTCCCCTATCGTCTTGATCAGGTGAGCGTAGTTCATCCAGTGCGCGGAAACGTGCGGATGCACTGCGAGCAGGCGCTCATACGCCGCGCGGCCTTCGCTCAGGTCCCGAACCTGCACGAGGATGGCGGCCTTGTAGGCCAGCGCGCCCTCATGCCCGGGACTGAGCCGGTCAGCCTCATCCAGTGCCGAGATCGATCGCGGGATGTAGTCAGGATAGTCGCGGGCGCAGGCAATCCGGTGCAGCACGCGTCCGAGGCTCGCCCATGCCTCCGCCGAAGCGGCGTGGATGACGGCCGACTGGTTGAGGATCCGCTCGGCATCCTCACGGAAACCGCACCGCGCCGCGATCTCCGCCATCAAGTGCATCGCCGGCGGATCGTGGCGCTGGAACTTCAAATGCTGGCGAAGGAGCATCTCGGCGCGCTCCATGTCACCCTTCGCAATGAGGTCCGTCGCTTCCGCGACTGCTGGGGCGACGGAGGGTCCGTGGCGGCTTCTGCTTTCCGCGGCTTCGGCGAAGCGGCGAACAAGCGTCATAAGAAGGAGCGACGCATTCTCGTCTTTGGGGTTCTCGGCGACATGCTCGCGCGCTTTTTCGCAAGCCTTCGCCAGATCCTCGTCCAACAATGCTTCGATTTCTTCCTGGACCGTCAATTTAGCTAGCATCCTCAGAGGCTTATGTTCAGGAGAGGCAGATCGTCAATGCCATGGGGCAACCGCCTATGCGCCCCAGCGCTTAG
It contains:
- a CDS encoding tetratricopeptide repeat-containing sulfotransferase family protein; translated protein: MLAKLTVQEEIEALLDEDLAKACEKAREHVAENPKDENASLLLMTLVRRFAEAAESRSRHGPSVAPAVAEATDLIAKGDMERAEMLLRQHLKFQRHDPPAMHLMAEIAARCGFREDAERILNQSAVIHAASAEAWASLGRVLHRIACARDYPDYIPRSISALDEADRLSPGHEGALAYKAAILVQVRDLSEGRAAYERLLAVHPHVSAHWMNYAHLIKTIGEFGPAVAAYRTAIALEPTNGAAWWGMANLKLAAFFDEDLRLMAEVLDGDQLTDASRVEINFALAKALDQAKRFDEAARRLKDGNDLRARTHPPDAEMVTGDVNFVTSVFTREYFAKREGWGDPSPDPIFILGMPRSGSTLLEQILSSHSSIEGTEELFIILQLAGEIAHAHRGKQPEEIMAALREDEVATVGKRYVDLAKRYRMTDKPFFTDKNPSNWRYTGLIHCMLPNAKIIDIRRNPLDCCFANYIQHYQVGANFSYNQTELGRYYADYVRMMRHFDEVLPGRVHRVIYDDLVDNTEHEVRRLLDYLRLPFEEGCLRFFETKRAIHTPSSEQVRQPINRSGFGRWRNYEPWLGDLRSSLAEVMEDWR